One region of Thermoplasma sp. Kam2015 genomic DNA includes:
- a CDS encoding Eco57I restriction-modification methylase domain-containing protein produces the protein MSMEKFDRKFWVSELTKLGYHISENPIPVQFLRERKAVPPGVNLKQGYLLYSDPLTFDIVLLEFDRLPSRTSASRIARYWKAHQQGRQLMFFTDGTDSYAVVVPGPIESESTKARILSLSEMIFRTDNEALNSLQYMEDKKLLRELYDNSFLPYEKVREDFFHGYRDLYQKVFETVRETLGENAASYSQRFIGRLMFLYFLQKKGWLKNNKRFVDTIKDYKELNWIFYEGLSKEGNDGLPYLDGTLFEREDYFDERIEDQISEKMNAIFIEARDFLNQYNFTVDELSPLDAEVSVDPTMIGTIFENMLPEHDRGSKGTFYTPPEEISFICRRALAQYLRIEENVVNQDGQEVLQDGISLLLDRIRSEKSEKMVRELRDRILRIKIMDPAVGSGGFLLGMMQEMLSILREADESVGWTADMEDYKNRILRNLFGFDIEGEAIEIAKLRLWLSMIVDKKSAEPLPSLDMNLILIHDSLQLSSQSKLDDKIGMFWDTMNGLRSRFMNETDSTSRSRLRKELQRLQADMEKQTGVYGGTIESWGIGPVDIIVMNPPYVRQESIPADRKKHYTSNYKIDKKSDLYCYFVLRALKLINSNGIVSVISSDKWLETGYGEDLQKLLSSRLIGIYGQRGRTFEADVNSVIFVYSSDTDSSKTTDFIYLESYMSRIVRNHVRFKRSDLKPGKWFYLRAPKIFMEKIYPKLTHRLGDFAEIKRGFTTGANDFFYMKDVSSQYEADYLANPKKFQEWGVTAKNEKELKDQGLIYIENEGGERFVINSSDTKSLVRTTKDLRRYIIDKPKRLCLYTKDPGSMTKKYIEWGEKQNISIRGRKEPVIGYNNVPSVSGRKNWYYLNDLEPSNIILPMYVMDRFFIPVSREPVICDNTFYTLKSKVKGIESYLNSTIFYITMELYLRRLGGGVGEIKVTDYEQMPVPDLHKIDLSSTNIALERDVMRYFDEVKMKDRKELDSEILKLLSAESFTIEEFYKEFVELVDDRLIKADRGLKSKEATDEQDN, from the coding sequence ATGTCAATGGAAAAATTTGACCGCAAGTTCTGGGTATCAGAGCTAACCAAATTGGGATACCATATCAGTGAGAATCCAATACCTGTTCAGTTTCTAAGAGAAAGGAAAGCTGTACCTCCAGGCGTAAATCTGAAACAGGGATATCTGCTCTATTCCGATCCCTTAACATTTGACATCGTTCTACTGGAGTTTGACAGACTTCCATCAAGAACATCGGCGTCACGAATTGCCAGATACTGGAAGGCACACCAGCAGGGTCGGCAGCTTATGTTTTTCACCGATGGGACTGACAGTTATGCAGTTGTTGTTCCTGGCCCAATTGAATCTGAATCAACGAAAGCGAGGATACTGAGCCTTTCAGAAATGATATTCAGAACTGACAATGAAGCACTCAATTCACTGCAGTATATGGAGGATAAAAAACTACTCCGGGAACTCTACGATAACAGCTTTTTACCATATGAGAAGGTCAGAGAAGATTTCTTCCATGGCTATAGAGATCTGTATCAAAAGGTCTTTGAAACCGTCAGAGAAACTTTGGGGGAAAACGCCGCATCATATTCACAAAGATTTATTGGCAGACTCATGTTTCTTTATTTCCTTCAGAAAAAAGGCTGGTTGAAGAATAACAAGAGATTTGTTGACACGATAAAGGACTATAAAGAATTGAACTGGATCTTCTACGAAGGTCTTAGCAAAGAGGGAAATGACGGTTTACCTTATCTAGATGGCACCCTTTTTGAGAGAGAGGACTATTTTGATGAAAGGATTGAAGACCAAATCTCCGAAAAAATGAACGCAATATTCATTGAAGCAAGAGATTTTCTCAATCAGTATAATTTTACTGTGGATGAACTTTCACCATTGGATGCCGAGGTAAGCGTTGATCCAACTATGATCGGTACAATATTTGAAAACATGCTTCCTGAGCATGATAGGGGATCCAAGGGCACCTTCTACACTCCACCGGAGGAGATTTCATTCATCTGCAGAAGGGCACTCGCCCAGTATCTGAGGATAGAGGAAAATGTTGTTAACCAAGATGGTCAGGAGGTTCTGCAGGACGGAATCTCCCTCCTCCTTGACAGGATAAGATCAGAAAAAAGCGAGAAGATGGTGAGGGAACTCAGAGATAGGATCCTCAGGATAAAAATCATGGATCCTGCCGTCGGATCTGGCGGATTCCTGCTTGGAATGATGCAGGAGATGCTATCCATTCTTAGAGAAGCAGACGAGAGCGTTGGCTGGACAGCTGACATGGAAGATTATAAGAATAGGATACTCCGGAACCTCTTCGGATTTGACATTGAGGGGGAAGCCATTGAAATTGCGAAACTGAGACTCTGGCTATCTATGATCGTGGACAAGAAATCAGCAGAACCTCTTCCTAGCCTTGACATGAATTTGATACTAATACATGATTCTCTTCAGCTATCATCCCAGAGCAAGCTGGATGACAAAATTGGTATGTTCTGGGATACAATGAATGGTCTTCGCTCAAGATTCATGAATGAAACTGATTCCACATCCAGATCTAGACTCAGGAAAGAGCTTCAAAGACTTCAGGCGGATATGGAGAAACAGACAGGTGTTTACGGTGGGACCATTGAATCGTGGGGTATAGGGCCGGTGGATATCATCGTCATGAATCCCCCATACGTAAGGCAGGAATCAATACCGGCGGATAGGAAGAAACATTATACATCTAATTACAAGATCGACAAGAAATCGGATCTTTACTGCTATTTTGTCCTTAGAGCCCTAAAATTGATCAACAGTAACGGCATCGTCTCAGTCATATCTTCAGACAAGTGGCTTGAGACAGGATATGGCGAAGATCTTCAAAAGTTGCTGTCTAGCAGACTGATTGGAATATATGGACAGAGGGGGAGGACATTTGAAGCTGATGTAAACAGTGTTATCTTTGTGTACAGCAGTGATACGGACAGTTCGAAAACAACAGATTTCATCTATCTTGAATCCTACATGTCGCGTATTGTAAGAAACCATGTGCGGTTCAAAAGGTCAGATCTGAAACCCGGAAAATGGTTCTATCTCCGGGCACCAAAGATTTTCATGGAAAAGATATACCCGAAGCTGACGCACAGGCTTGGAGATTTTGCAGAAATTAAAAGAGGTTTCACAACGGGTGCCAACGATTTCTTCTACATGAAGGATGTTTCATCACAATACGAAGCTGACTATCTTGCAAATCCAAAGAAGTTTCAAGAGTGGGGTGTGACCGCGAAGAATGAGAAAGAGCTGAAAGATCAGGGGTTGATTTATATTGAGAACGAGGGTGGAGAGAGATTTGTTATAAATAGCTCTGATACAAAATCACTTGTTAGAACGACAAAGGATCTTAGGAGATATATAATTGACAAACCAAAGAGATTGTGCTTATACACCAAAGACCCAGGATCTATGACCAAAAAATACATTGAATGGGGCGAAAAACAGAATATAAGTATCAGGGGAAGAAAGGAGCCTGTTATAGGTTACAATAATGTGCCATCTGTATCTGGAAGGAAAAATTGGTATTACCTCAACGATCTTGAGCCATCAAACATAATACTACCAATGTACGTTATGGATAGATTCTTTATTCCAGTATCAAGAGAACCGGTAATTTGTGATAATACATTTTATACACTAAAATCGAAAGTTAAGGGTATTGAATCTTATCTAAACTCCACGATATTTTACATCACTATGGAATTATACCTTAGAAGACTGGGTGGGGGTGTGGGTGAGATCAAGGTAACCGATTACGAGCAGATGCCCGTCCCAGATCTGCACAAAATTGATCTATCATCCACAAATATTGCGCTTGAAAGAGATGTAATGAGATATTTCGATGAGGTTAAGATGAAGGATAGAAAAGAACTTGACAGTGAAATATTAAAGCTGCTATCTGCAGAAAGCTTCACCATCGAGGAATTTTACAAGGAATTTGTTGAGCTTGTCGATGACCGCCTTATCAAGGCTGATAGGGGACTGAAATCAAAGGAGGCTACAGATGAGCAGGATAATTGA
- a CDS encoding SNF2-related protein, which translates to MSRIIDNENEKMFSVLLRELSKSNEVAIASAYFNIGGFGLIRDAIRNKPLKFLVGRPQDESISFEEQIVRELEENEDNPEYYNLMLDAVDFFTDNHRQVRKKTGAFFHGKAYIGVTPSLERPDYGVGIVGSSNFTSAGLKTNNELNVVNTDREVLRELCDWFSRKWESSEDYKDQFLNFLRNYTVTHTPFEVVAKALYEAYKGTMLESEKIKMMNLKRFQIVSVLEARKIISAYNGVVIADSTGLGKTRTMLALAHEARKDGKKVLLIAPKSVLRTTWEKEMEELDTHIESINSEAISADPYGFLEKYSKKKCNFIIVDEAHYFKSSSSNRYKALRDLILRNGAQVVLATATPVNNTLMDLYNLIALFASEEAVQDIAGLTLRGYFTSNQKMLLEGRSLDMSSVLERFVVRHSRKFAKTLQPDVSFPDRIIDTDPLNRYRSGIDYELLKKELEDLVFAQYDLSIEKLTDLRLPTGQPISQLVVSRKKDDLKDLVKTIVILNLFKRIESSIEAFRETMLSIHDYMGKAIHIAEKTGYFLPRSAADDSLFDFDEEIPPDIFESAKYGSLKEMCRLTDTEKDWFIESCRKDRYKIEEILENIPANDEKLNRFRERLSKLVSSLNPPNGVVVFSQYTATARAVYNAVRDLKTKCYLTTGSECRDHEGRNSDITKIVGLFQEYGGVLVSTDVLSEGQNLQNGQYVVNYDFPWNPVVLIQRAGRVDRMGSKHRKIYLINMMQENSDPNDPQSLEHFIGLMKKLYTKISGIKDTIGIDSPVLGEDADPKDFGETQKRIYEGKSEVLEAIAKELEQITNDPKDKLMEIIDQMGEEWIKAIPRGIGAYKKYGRDGLFSLFTDGDRLYWRLKFFDDDTVIADPGQIVSILTERQSEDESGQKIEYKGLVEKLKALKDDTLEMIKADMRKSKSSSILPKMSKKAIAVYEKLASLDEELALRFRNVASRETLVNSLFESMGSPNFLENARRVIEKITIRESAVKETQATLKRVCWCLLSRGK; encoded by the coding sequence ATGAGCAGGATAATTGACAATGAGAATGAGAAGATGTTTAGTGTTCTTCTGAGGGAACTGTCCAAGTCAAATGAAGTTGCCATAGCCTCGGCTTATTTCAATATAGGCGGATTCGGCCTTATCAGAGATGCAATCAGGAACAAGCCTCTAAAATTCCTTGTGGGTAGACCACAGGATGAGAGCATATCATTCGAGGAACAGATAGTCAGGGAACTTGAGGAGAATGAGGATAACCCGGAATACTACAATCTTATGCTCGATGCTGTTGATTTTTTCACTGATAATCACAGACAGGTGAGAAAGAAGACTGGGGCGTTCTTTCATGGGAAGGCATACATTGGAGTAACACCAAGTTTAGAGAGGCCGGACTATGGGGTCGGAATAGTGGGATCCAGCAACTTTACATCGGCAGGTCTCAAGACAAACAATGAGCTGAACGTTGTAAACACCGATAGGGAAGTTCTGAGGGAACTCTGTGACTGGTTCTCCAGGAAATGGGAATCGTCAGAGGACTATAAGGATCAGTTCCTCAATTTCTTGAGGAATTACACCGTCACGCACACACCTTTTGAGGTTGTTGCAAAGGCCTTATACGAGGCATATAAGGGCACGATGCTTGAATCAGAAAAGATAAAGATGATGAATCTGAAGCGTTTTCAGATCGTCTCGGTTCTCGAGGCGAGGAAAATCATCTCTGCTTACAACGGCGTAGTCATCGCAGATTCAACAGGTCTTGGAAAGACGAGAACCATGCTTGCCCTGGCCCATGAAGCCAGGAAGGATGGTAAAAAGGTGCTTCTGATAGCACCAAAGAGCGTTCTCCGCACCACATGGGAAAAGGAGATGGAAGAACTTGACACGCATATTGAAAGCATAAATTCTGAGGCGATATCTGCCGATCCGTATGGTTTTTTGGAAAAGTACAGTAAAAAGAAATGTAACTTTATCATTGTCGATGAGGCCCATTATTTCAAATCGTCCTCGTCAAACCGGTACAAGGCGCTCAGGGATCTTATACTCCGTAATGGAGCTCAGGTAGTTCTCGCCACCGCGACCCCTGTTAATAACACCCTGATGGATCTGTACAACCTGATTGCCCTATTTGCCTCCGAAGAAGCCGTACAGGATATTGCCGGCCTGACGCTCAGGGGATATTTCACGAGTAATCAGAAAATGCTTCTTGAGGGAAGAAGCCTTGACATGTCATCTGTACTAGAAAGGTTTGTGGTAAGGCATTCGAGAAAGTTTGCCAAGACCCTGCAGCCTGATGTAAGCTTCCCTGATAGAATCATAGACACTGATCCACTGAACCGGTACCGATCAGGAATAGACTATGAGCTATTGAAAAAAGAACTCGAGGACCTAGTGTTTGCGCAGTATGACCTATCCATTGAAAAACTGACAGACCTCAGGCTGCCAACAGGTCAGCCTATTTCGCAGCTTGTAGTATCCAGAAAGAAGGACGATCTGAAGGATCTAGTGAAAACAATTGTGATTCTGAATCTGTTTAAAAGAATAGAGAGCTCCATAGAAGCTTTCAGAGAAACTATGCTGTCAATTCATGATTATATGGGAAAGGCGATTCATATCGCAGAAAAGACCGGTTACTTCCTCCCACGAAGCGCTGCCGATGATTCACTGTTTGACTTTGATGAGGAGATACCGCCAGATATATTTGAGAGCGCAAAATACGGATCACTCAAGGAAATGTGCCGTCTTACAGACACCGAAAAGGACTGGTTCATAGAATCTTGTAGGAAAGACCGTTATAAGATCGAAGAAATCCTGGAAAATATCCCAGCCAATGATGAGAAGTTGAATCGATTCAGGGAGAGATTGAGCAAGCTAGTGTCATCCTTAAATCCTCCCAACGGTGTTGTTGTTTTCTCACAATACACGGCCACTGCAAGGGCAGTTTATAACGCCGTAAGGGATCTGAAAACAAAATGCTACCTTACCACTGGATCGGAATGCCGTGACCATGAGGGAAGGAATTCCGATATAACAAAGATAGTTGGTCTTTTCCAGGAGTATGGTGGAGTGCTTGTAAGCACCGATGTTCTCAGCGAGGGACAGAACCTCCAGAATGGACAGTATGTGGTGAACTATGACTTCCCATGGAACCCTGTCGTTCTAATACAGAGGGCAGGTAGGGTGGACAGGATGGGATCAAAACACAGGAAGATATACCTGATCAACATGATGCAGGAAAATTCTGATCCCAACGATCCGCAGTCATTGGAGCATTTCATTGGGCTCATGAAGAAACTTTACACCAAGATATCAGGAATCAAGGATACCATAGGCATTGATTCGCCTGTGCTGGGGGAAGATGCCGATCCAAAGGATTTTGGAGAGACCCAGAAAAGGATATACGAAGGCAAAAGCGAGGTTCTGGAGGCCATCGCAAAGGAGCTGGAACAAATTACCAACGATCCCAAGGATAAACTCATGGAAATAATAGATCAGATGGGTGAAGAATGGATCAAAGCAATACCTAGGGGAATAGGGGCGTACAAGAAATACGGGAGAGATGGTCTATTTTCCCTATTTACGGACGGAGACAGGCTCTACTGGCGATTGAAGTTTTTTGACGACGATACGGTAATTGCTGATCCTGGGCAGATTGTCAGTATTCTCACGGAACGTCAGTCTGAAGATGAATCTGGCCAGAAAATAGAATACAAAGGCTTGGTTGAGAAACTCAAGGCACTGAAGGATGATACTCTAGAGATGATCAAGGCAGACATGAGGAAGAGCAAATCCTCATCAATACTTCCAAAAATGTCAAAAAAAGCAATAGCAGTTTACGAGAAACTTGCCTCTCTGGATGAGGAGCTGGCGCTCAGGTTTAGAAATGTTGCATCCAGGGAGACTCTGGTGAATTCCTTATTCGAATCCATGGGTTCTCCAAATTTTTTGGAAAATGCCAGGAGGGTAATAGAAAAAATAACGATCCGGGAAAGCGCGGTTAAGGAGACGCAAGCGACACTAAAACGTGTATGCTGGTGTCTTCTGTCAAGAGGGAAATAG
- a CDS encoding Swt1 family HEPN domain-containing protein, whose translation MENSIKTKLLEFKQRAYSLLTIQIPEYPSGYNKEKVRNEVIGNIAGKIPEILGISDIIGRRKAKSIATNYLNTNMEKQRRMQRENAVRYANSQLGILVKEIKSFLSTVSVPTRNLTLSGNSYLLIRKMNRLNKYSTPTRRIMELIKVLDEIINMELIENSEITSYIQNRGPLNLLALDLINSLENCLRTMLRQEGRGMFGDNYEDIVPPYIRTRAKKRMLSQEQKESTQGEDLFSYLVFSDYLEIILQENNWECCFSQIFPSKEWIRIKINEIAPIRNSLAHSRKITKDQIDRLRINSGDIKRIIGKAFPC comes from the coding sequence ATGGAAAATTCTATTAAAACAAAACTTCTGGAATTTAAACAGAGAGCATATTCTCTGCTTACAATACAGATACCTGAATACCCATCTGGATACAACAAAGAAAAGGTTAGAAACGAGGTTATTGGCAATATTGCAGGAAAGATCCCTGAAATTCTTGGTATATCGGACATCATCGGAAGAAGGAAGGCCAAATCAATTGCAACTAACTATCTGAACACCAATATGGAGAAACAGAGAAGGATGCAAAGGGAGAATGCAGTTAGATATGCTAACAGCCAGCTGGGTATCCTCGTAAAGGAGATTAAGAGCTTTCTCTCAACAGTCTCTGTTCCAACCCGTAATCTGACCTTGAGCGGAAACAGCTATCTATTGATCAGAAAGATGAACAGATTGAATAAATATAGCACACCTACGCGCAGAATTATGGAACTTATAAAAGTGCTTGATGAAATCATCAACATGGAACTGATTGAGAACAGTGAAATCACATCCTATATCCAAAATAGGGGCCCATTAAATTTGTTAGCTCTTGATTTGATTAATTCTCTTGAGAATTGTTTGAGAACTATGCTTCGGCAAGAGGGGAGAGGAATGTTTGGTGACAATTATGAGGATATTGTCCCGCCATATATCCGTACCAGAGCTAAAAAAAGGATGTTAAGCCAAGAGCAGAAAGAAAGTACACAGGGCGAAGATTTATTCTCGTACCTGGTGTTCTCGGATTATCTTGAAATTATACTGCAAGAAAACAACTGGGAATGCTGTTTTTCGCAGATATTTCCCAGTAAGGAATGGATTCGTATAAAAATAAATGAGATTGCACCGATCAGAAATTCATTGGCACATTCAAGAAAAATTACAAAGGACCAAATTGACAGACTCAGAATTAACTCGGGTGATATAAAGAGGATAATCGGGAAGGCGTTTCCGTGCTAG